One Cryptomeria japonica chromosome 9, Sugi_1.0, whole genome shotgun sequence genomic window carries:
- the LOC131057883 gene encoding pentatricopeptide repeat-containing protein At3g26782, mitochondrial-like, with protein sequence MKGYLKSQACGRSVYELIFVKRKMAIIQSSINHSLRRNQYYPRFNRTISPNIHIREFCRDSRLNEGIHILFSAHNPLINSSRYLLKTGIANNALSEGKRIHLHINNRGFTFAADTFLQNTLINMYDKCGSLADAFKVFDQFTEQDVFSWNMIIAAYRRHGFLQEAFTLFRQMQRTSVQPNQFTFANILPACTKMGALKQGMEIHERIIERGFLTEDVLVTSMVDMYAKCGSIHKARELFDRMRNSNVISWTAMVAGYAQNGVLDEALRLFKQMPQRNVVSWTAIIAGYAQNGPVEKALEIFKQMQFSGVKPNSATFSSILPVCAKMGYLEQGMEIHQKVNESGFLSDVVLVTSLIDIYGKCGRIQKARKLFDKLPLRDAVSWNAIIAGYAQNGPIEMVFNIFKQMQLADVNPNSSTYTSILQVCAKMGNLEQGIGIHQKVIERSFLSDVVLATALIDMYAKCGNIQMACKLFDNIPERNMVSWTAIITGCAQNGLVEKALDLFKQMQLEGIKADSSTFASILPACGKLGVLENGTEIHQKIIEIGFLSDIVVVNSLIDMYAKCGNIQKARQVFDNMHQSNVVSWTAMIAGYAMHGYSMDALKLFELMKHSGTNPNHISFIAVLFACSHAGLVDVGCKYFNEISESCCITPTMDHYACMVDLLGRAGYVKETLNFIIKIPIKPDVVVWMCLLGTCRTQKNIGLGEFVATILFELDPKNTSPYVLLSNMYAEIGRWVDNQKVRKFMKEKSIKKIPGCSWIEVDKMVHAFCVGDRSHPQTHNIYAKLEELSWEMKTAGYIPDTIPILNHVEKEEKELLPCHHSEKLAIAFGLLNTAPGTTIRVFKNLRVCNDCHNATKYISLIVAREIIVRDANRFHHFKHGKCSCGDFW encoded by the coding sequence ATGAAGGGATATCTCAAGTCTCAAGCATGTGGGAGATCTGTTTACGAGCTAATTTTCGTAAAAAGAAAAATGGCCATTATACAAAGTTCAATAAATCACAGTCTAAGAAGGAACCAGTATTACCCGCGTTTCAATCGTACAATTTCACCCAATATCCACATCAGGGAATTCTGTAGAGACAGTCGCTTGAATGAAGGCATACACATTCTATTTAGTGCGCACAACCCTTTAATAAACTCTTCCAGATATCTTTTGAAAACCGGCATTGCCAACAACGCGCTTTCTGAGGGTAAGCGAATCCATTTACACATCAATAACAGGGGATTTACATTTGCGGCAGACACATTTTTGCAAAACACACTTATAAACATGTATGACAAGTGCGGAAGTTTGGCTGATGCTTTCAAAGTTTTTGATCAATTCACTGAACAAGACGTCTTCTCATGGAATATGATAATTGCAGCTTACCGAAGGCACGGATTTCTTCAAGAGGCGTTCACATTGTTTCGCCAAATGCAAAGAACAAGTGTTCAACCCAATCAATTTACCTTTGCCAATATCCTCCCAGCAtgtaccaaaatgggagctttgaaacaggGTATGGAGATTCATGAAAGGATAATAGAAAGAGGGTTTTTGACAGAAGATGTACTTGTGACCTCCATGGTAGACATGtacgcaaaatgtggaagcatacacaaggcacgcgaattgtttgacagaatgcgcAATTCAAACGTGATCTCGTGGACCGCTATGGTTGCAGGATACGCACAAAATGGTGTTCTTGACGAGGCTCTGAGGCTTTTCAAACAAATGCCGCAAAGAAACGTAGTTTCGTGGACTGCTAtcattgctggatatgcacaaaatggaccaGTTGAAAAGGCATTGGAaatttttaagcaaatgcaattttCAGGTGTAAAGCCAAACTCAGCAACCTTTTCCAGTATCCTTCCAGTGTGTGCCAAAATGGGCTATCTGGAACAGGGTATGGAAATCCATCAAAAAGTAAATGAAAGTggatttttgtcagatgttgtacttgtaacttcattgattgACATATATGGAAAATGTGGAAGGATACAGAAGGCACGCAAATTGTTCGACAAATTGCCTCTGAGAGATGCAGTCTCCTGGAATGCAAtcattgctggatatgcacaaaatggtccAATTGAAATGGTCTTCAATATAtttaaacaaatgcaattggcagatgTAAATCCAAACTCATCAACCTACACTAGCATCTTACAAGTGTGTGCAAAAATGGGAAATTTAGAACAGGGTATAGGAATCCATCAAAAAGTAATTGAAAGAAgttttttgtcagatgttgtactTGCAACTGCCCTaatagatatgtatgcaaaatgtggaaacatacaGATGGCTTGTAAATTGTTTGACAACATACCTGAACGAAATATGGTATCATGGACTGCAATCATCACTGGGTGTGCCCAAAATGGGCTCGTTGAAAAAGCCTTGGACctttttaagcaaatgcaattggaagGAATAAAAGCAGACTCGTCAACTTTTGCCAGCATCCTTCCAGCTTGTGGCAAACTTGGGGTGTTAGAAAATGGTACTGAGATCCATCAGAAAATAATTGAAATTGGATTTCTGTCAGATATTGTAGTTGTGAATTCCCTaatagatatgtatgcaaaatgtggaaacatacaGAAGGCTCGTCAAGTGTTCGACAACATGCATCAGtcaaatgtggtctcatggactgcgatgattgcaggatatgcaatgCATGGATATAGCATGGATGCCCTCAAACTGTTTGAACTAATGAAGCACTCAGGAACCAATCCCAACCATATCAGCTTCATTGCTGTTTTATTTGCATGCAGCCATGCAGGTCTAGTGGATGTTGGCTGTAAATACTTTAATGAAATTAGTGAGTCTTGTTGCATTACACCTACAATGGATCATTATGCAtgcatggttgaccttcttggcCGTGCTGGCTATGTAAAAGAAACCTTAAACTTTATAATCAAAATACCAATAAAACCTGATGTGGTTGTATGGATGTGTTTGCTTGGTACTTGTAGAACACAAAAGAATATAGGGTTAGGAGAATTTGTGGCAACAATCCTTTTTGAGCTGGATCCTAAAAATACTTCACCATATGTTCTGCTATCAAACATGTATGCAGAAATAGGCAGGTGGGTTGACAATCAGAAGGTGAGAAAATTTATGAAAGAGAAAAGTATTAAAAAAATCCCTGGCTGTAGTTGGATTGAGGTTGATAAAATGGTACATGCTTTTTGTGTGGGAGACAGATCACATCCACAAACGCACAATATCTATGCAAAGTTGGAGGAACTGTCTTGGGAGATGAAGACAGCAGGGTATATTCCAGATACAATACCTATATTAAATCATGTGGAGAAGGAGGAGAAGGAATTACTTCCCTGCCACCATAGTGAGAAGTTGGCAATTGCATTTGGGTTGTTAAACACAGCCCCTGGAACAACTATTAGAGTTTTCAAGAACCTTCGAGTATGCAATGACTGCCATAATGCAACCAAGTATATATCTTTGATTGTTGCAAGAGAAATTATTGTTAGAGATGCAAACCGGTTCCATCATTTCAAACATGGAAAATGTTCCTGTGGAGATTTTTGGTGA